A window of Nomascus leucogenys isolate Asia chromosome X, Asia_NLE_v1, whole genome shotgun sequence contains these coding sequences:
- the TEX13B gene encoding testis-expressed protein 13B, translated as MALRPEDPISGFRHGNVVAFINEKMARHTKGPEFYLENISLSWEEVEDKLRAILEDSEVSSEVKEACTWGSLALGMRFAHRQGQLQNRRVQWLQGFAKLHRSAALVLASNLTELKEQQEMECNEATFQLRLTETSLAEVQRERDMLRWKLLHAVRSPEWSLSNAPAMPQPARTPCPVPRMCFSSAYFSPGAGISPGTGPGYSVSRPGHCQRGLDRRSR; from the coding sequence ATGGCCTTGAGACCTGAGGACCCCATTAGTGGGTTCCGGCACGGAAACGTGGTGGCCTTCATCAACgagaaaatggccaggcacacGAAAGGCCCCGAGTTCTACCTCGAGAATATATCCTTATCCTGGGAGGAGGTGGAAGACAAGCTCAGGGCCATCCTGGAGGACAGCGAGGTGTCCAGCGAGGTCAAAGAGGCCTGCACCTGGGGCAGCCTGGCCTTGGGCATGCGCTTTGCCCACAGGCAGGGGCAGTTACAAAACCGCAGGGTGCAGTGGCTGCAAGGCTTTGCCAAACTGCACAGATCAGCTGCGCTGGTCTTGGCCTCAAACCTGACGGAACTCAAGGAACAGCAGGAGATGGAATGCAATGAGGCGACCTTCCAGTTGCGGCTAACCGAGACCAGCCTTGCGGAGGTGCAGAGAGAGCGGGACATGCTGAGATGGAAGCTCCTCCATGCCGTAAGATCCCCTGAATGGTCCCTGTCCAATGCCCCTGCCATGCCCCAACCTGCCCGGAccccctgccctgtccccagaaTGTGTTTCAGCTCTGCCTACTTCTCTCCAGGAGCTGGCATCTCCCCAGGGACAGGGCCAGGCTACAGTGTTTCCAGGCCTGGCCACTGCCAGAGGGGATTGGACAGAAGGAGCAGGTGA